The following proteins come from a genomic window of Campylobacter coli 76339:
- a CDS encoding Tryptophan synthase alpha chain, translating to MVDFTSFYEDKANVAYMVLGYPNLKTTEEFLRHLDESSIDVLELGIPYSDPIADGEVIANAAKIALDQGINIHKIFELLAKVKTKKALVFMVYYNLIFSYGLENFVKKSKALGISALIVPELSYEESKALYKECQKYGIALITLVSITTPKERVRELVKNAKGFIYLLASVGITGGQRVGNELLQEKIQEIQSFTKLPIYVGFGVKNNADVKSIRKIADGVIVGTNIVKLFVSNDIKQILKGVEEIFEK from the coding sequence ATGGTTGATTTTACGAGTTTTTATGAAGATAAAGCCAATGTAGCTTATATGGTTTTAGGTTATCCGAATTTAAAAACTACTGAAGAGTTTTTAAGACATTTAGATGAAAGTTCGATCGATGTTTTAGAATTAGGAATCCCATATAGCGATCCTATTGCCGATGGCGAGGTCATTGCTAATGCTGCAAAAATTGCTCTAGATCAGGGTATAAATATCCATAAAATATTTGAACTTTTGGCTAAAGTAAAAACAAAAAAAGCCCTTGTTTTTATGGTGTATTATAATTTAATTTTTTCTTATGGCTTAGAAAATTTTGTTAAAAAATCAAAGGCTTTAGGAATTTCTGCTTTGATAGTTCCTGAGTTAAGCTATGAAGAAAGTAAAGCTTTGTATAAGGAATGTCAAAAATATGGCATAGCTTTAATCACTCTTGTAAGTATTACAACTCCTAAAGAACGCGTTAGAGAACTTGTAAAAAATGCTAAAGGTTTTATTTATTTGCTTGCTAGTGTAGGTATAACAGGAGGACAAAGAGTTGGTAATGAGCTTTTGCAAGAAAAAATACAAGAAATTCAATCTTTTACAAAATTACCTATTTATGTAGGTTTTGGGGTAAAAAATAATGCAGATGTAAAAAGTATACGCAAAATAGCTGATGGTGTGATAGTAGGAACAAATATAGTAAAACTTTTTGTAAGTAACGATATAAAACAAATTTTAAAAGGTGTGGAAGAAATTTTTGAAAAATAG
- a CDS encoding 4Fe-4S ferredoxin, iron-sulfur binding: MALLITKDCVCCDACREECPDEAIYEHSPIYVIDADLCSECVNDFSEPACIVACPYECIIPDPDNVESIEELKLKNRNREF; encoded by the coding sequence ATGGCTCTTTTGATTACTAAAGATTGCGTATGTTGTGATGCTTGTAGGGAAGAGTGTCCAGATGAGGCTATTTATGAGCATAGCCCTATTTATGTGATTGATGCTGATCTTTGTTCAGAGTGTGTTAATGATTTTTCAGAACCTGCTTGTATAGTAGCATGTCCTTATGAATGCATTATACCTGATCCTGATAATGTTGAAAGCATAGAAGAGTTGAAATTAAAAAATCGTAATAGAGAATTTTAA
- a CDS encoding Tryptophan synthase beta chain, translated as MKKAYYGEFGGQFLPESAMFALNELENAFLKFTQDKTFKNELEELLTTYVGRPTPLYFARNLSKKYGHEIYLKREDLNHTGAHKINNAIAQALLAKKMGKKKIIAETGAGQHGLATATAAALLGLECEIYMGATDVQRQALNVYKMELLGAKVNAVQSGLKTLKEATTAAIQAWVGDIKNLFYVVGSAVGPYPYPKMVTHFQSIIGKECKSQLKKLGKKVDYIIAAVGGGSNAAGIFYEFIKDENVNLIGIEAGGLGVDTPYHAATLTKGKTGIIHGMKTKVLQDELGNILPVHSVSAGLDYPGIGPLHAFLYQSGRAKYHAITDEECMLALKLLCKEEGIIPAIESSHALAFLEKLCPTLKKKSSDIG; from the coding sequence ATGAAAAAAGCGTATTATGGTGAATTTGGTGGGCAGTTTTTGCCTGAGAGTGCGATGTTTGCTTTAAATGAGCTTGAAAATGCTTTTTTAAAATTTACACAAGATAAAACCTTTAAAAATGAACTCGAAGAGCTTTTAACTACTTATGTAGGACGCCCCACTCCGCTTTATTTTGCTCGAAATTTAAGTAAAAAATACGGACATGAAATTTATCTTAAGCGTGAAGATTTAAATCATACAGGAGCGCATAAAATCAACAATGCTATAGCTCAAGCACTTTTGGCAAAAAAAATGGGCAAGAAAAAAATCATTGCCGAAACAGGAGCGGGACAGCATGGATTAGCCACTGCTACTGCTGCAGCACTTTTAGGACTTGAGTGTGAAATTTATATGGGAGCAACCGATGTGCAACGACAGGCTTTAAATGTTTACAAAATGGAGCTTTTAGGAGCTAAAGTCAATGCTGTGCAAAGCGGACTTAAAACCTTAAAAGAAGCTACAACTGCTGCTATTCAAGCTTGGGTGGGGGATATTAAAAATCTTTTTTATGTGGTTGGAAGTGCTGTAGGACCTTATCCTTATCCTAAGATGGTTACGCATTTTCAAAGCATTATAGGAAAAGAGTGCAAAAGCCAACTTAAAAAACTAGGTAAAAAAGTAGACTATATCATTGCTGCAGTAGGGGGTGGAAGTAATGCGGCTGGAATTTTTTACGAATTTATCAAAGATGAGAATGTAAATCTTATCGGAATTGAAGCAGGAGGGTTGGGTGTTGATACCCCTTATCATGCAGCAACTTTAACCAAAGGAAAAACAGGTATCATTCATGGTATGAAAACGAAAGTTTTACAAGATGAATTGGGAAATATCTTACCTGTACACAGTGTTTCTGCAGGACTTGATTATCCAGGAATTGGTCCTTTGCATGCTTTTTTATATCAAAGTGGCAGGGCAAAATATCATGCAATCACTGATGAAGAATGTATGTTAGCTTTAAAATTACTTTGTAAAGAAGAGGGGATTATCCCTGCTATTGAAAGTTCTCATGCTTTGGCATTTTTGGAAAAACTTTGTCCTACATTAAAGAAAAAAAGTAGTGATATTGGTTAA
- a CDS encoding Phosphoribosylanthranilate isomerase, with protein sequence MTKLKICGIKDENNAKEIAELNVDFMGLIFAKSPRQVSLEQAISLSDIIHAGFKKSVGVFVDENLEFILKAIKQAKLDGVQIHRKISEFEFKTLKESGVFVWQVLSVGDRLELEESIYADLILFDTKGKFHGGNGESFNWDLLKDFKKDFALAGGIGTHNINEALSLKPKIIDLNSKIEKQNHLKDVEKIKYILKEMKK encoded by the coding sequence ATGACAAAGCTTAAAATTTGTGGCATTAAGGATGAAAATAATGCCAAGGAAATCGCTGAATTAAATGTCGATTTTATGGGGCTTATTTTTGCAAAAAGCCCTAGGCAGGTTAGTTTAGAACAAGCGATAAGTTTAAGCGATATTATCCATGCGGGATTTAAAAAGAGTGTGGGGGTTTTTGTCGATGAAAATTTGGAATTTATTTTAAAAGCAATCAAGCAAGCAAAGCTTGATGGAGTGCAAATTCATAGAAAAATAAGTGAATTTGAGTTTAAAACCTTAAAAGAAAGTGGAGTTTTTGTTTGGCAGGTTTTAAGCGTGGGTGATCGTTTGGAGCTAGAAGAAAGTATTTATGCGGATTTAATTTTATTTGATACCAAGGGAAAATTTCATGGAGGCAATGGAGAAAGTTTTAACTGGGATCTTTTAAAAGACTTTAAAAAAGATTTTGCCTTAGCAGGAGGCATAGGAACTCATAATATCAATGAAGCTTTAAGTTTAAAACCAAAAATTATAGACTTAAATTCAAAGATAGAAAAGCAAAATCATTTAAAAGATGTGGAAAAAATCAAATACATTTTAAAGGAGATGAAAAAATGA
- a CDS encoding Phosphate regulon transcriptional regulatory protein PhoB (SphR), which produces MKEKITYKGQDIELKGKPFEVLTHLARHSDQIVSKEQLLDAIWEEPELVTPNVIEVAINQIRQKMDKPLNISTIETVRRRGYRFCFPKKS; this is translated from the coding sequence ATGAAGGAAAAAATAACCTATAAAGGCCAAGATATAGAACTTAAAGGAAAACCTTTTGAAGTTTTAACCCACTTGGCAAGACATTCAGACCAAATCGTATCTAAAGAACAACTTTTAGATGCTATCTGGGAAGAACCTGAACTCGTTACACCTAATGTAATCGAAGTAGCAATCAATCAAATCCGCCAAAAAATGGACAAACCTTTAAATATCTCTACTATAGAAACTGTTCGACGTAGAGGATATCGCTTCTGCTTTCCTAAAAAATCTTAA
- a CDS encoding Probable transmembrane protein Cj0352 — protein sequence MKILLLSILALPLFAVELISYNIYDRNDRVDLMLSFDSAYGGKISQKKEKNLTLLTFSDLKYDKEELKSLNSKLVDKISISSKDNYTYIMLQNKEPISLELSSINDKFGVRVRAVEQNNKISINPEQNNLSTNEEPILNSKKTSLEGYDYTNYILVLLVLFALLIVLWWLKRTLAFKNTGVSRDFRVVFQRFLDKNNQLIVFEYSNKRYTMIVGNSNIVLEEVEIPDYEPKTVEKSEKNFDSFFEENKKRIQSLIEQRQKNKKS from the coding sequence ATGAAAATTCTATTATTGAGTATACTTGCATTACCTCTTTTTGCCGTAGAATTGATCAGTTATAATATTTATGATAGAAACGATAGGGTAGATTTAATGCTATCTTTTGACAGTGCTTATGGGGGCAAAATTTCTCAGAAAAAAGAAAAAAATCTCACTCTTTTGACTTTTAGTGATTTAAAATACGATAAAGAAGAATTAAAAAGTTTAAATTCAAAACTCGTTGATAAAATCAGTATCAGTTCTAAAGATAATTATACATATATTATGTTGCAAAACAAAGAGCCAATTTCTTTGGAATTAAGTTCTATAAATGATAAATTTGGAGTTAGGGTAAGGGCTGTTGAGCAAAATAATAAAATAAGTATAAATCCTGAACAAAACAATTTAAGCACAAATGAAGAGCCGATATTGAATTCCAAAAAAACAAGTTTAGAGGGTTATGATTATACAAATTATATTTTAGTATTACTTGTTTTATTTGCCTTGCTTATAGTACTTTGGTGGTTGAAGAGAACTTTAGCATTTAAAAACACAGGCGTTTCTAGGGATTTTCGTGTAGTGTTTCAAAGATTTTTAGATAAAAACAATCAGCTAATAGTTTTTGAATATTCTAACAAGCGTTATACCATGATAGTGGGTAATTCTAATATTGTATTAGAAGAAGTTGAAATTCCAGATTATGAGCCAAAGACTGTAGAAAAATCTGAGAAAAATTTTGATTCTTTTTTTGAGGAAAATAAAAAGCGTATCCAAAGCCTTATAGAGCAGCGTCAAAAAAACAAGAAGTCTTAA
- a CDS encoding Exopolyphosphatase: MAKKTAVVDLGSNSIRMVVFEKTSRYSFYTACEYKRKVRLGENAYNNGKILQEDSMQRAEDALAFFKQRALKHKCKKIFIIGTSALRDAPNSKDFIKRIKDKLNLNIRCIDGKNESYLGGLATLNLLSPFKDGTTLDIGGGSSELCLIKNNKIISCISLDIGTVRLKELFYDKGKTDTLDDFIKPILEQIPSEFCNQNLIAIGGSLRAISNSIMQKNSYPLKNIHDFRYMLKDEKEHILKIFNSKADALINFGIKKDRFDTIKEGIFIFLKIAEKLKAKQIITSGVGIREGIYLQDLLRPKHTFPVNFNPSLKSLQDRFLQGNINNKTPYFSMQIFKVLQGLHKIHEKYKQSLLNAAKLCHLGEYLNFYFANEHSAYFILNGLNYGFSHQEKVLVATLIKLNGKKVNPYNLEPYRQLLPNNHIISWLNFILSLAKTLSMNENKIEIAFANNTLYIYNESKILDLPKDELKKISKPATIALAINQKP; this comes from the coding sequence ATGGCAAAAAAAACCGCTGTTGTAGACTTAGGATCAAATTCCATTAGAATGGTGGTTTTTGAAAAAACTTCGAGGTATAGTTTTTATACCGCTTGTGAATACAAGCGCAAAGTTAGGCTTGGAGAAAACGCCTACAACAATGGTAAAATTCTTCAAGAAGACTCTATGCAAAGAGCTGAAGATGCTCTAGCTTTTTTCAAACAACGCGCTTTAAAGCATAAATGTAAAAAAATATTCATCATAGGTACTTCAGCCTTAAGAGATGCTCCAAATTCTAAAGATTTTATCAAAAGAATTAAAGATAAGCTGAATTTAAATATTCGATGCATTGATGGAAAAAACGAAAGCTATCTTGGCGGTCTTGCAACCCTGAATTTATTGAGTCCTTTTAAGGATGGTACGACGCTTGATATAGGTGGGGGATCAAGCGAACTTTGTCTTATAAAAAATAATAAAATCATCTCTTGCATTTCCTTGGATATAGGAACAGTTAGACTAAAAGAATTGTTTTATGATAAAGGCAAAACAGATACTTTAGATGATTTTATCAAGCCTATTTTAGAACAAATTCCTTCTGAATTTTGCAATCAAAATCTTATTGCAATAGGTGGGAGTTTAAGAGCGATTTCAAACTCGATTATGCAAAAAAACTCTTACCCTTTAAAAAATATACATGATTTTAGATATATGCTCAAAGACGAAAAAGAACATATCTTAAAAATCTTTAACTCCAAAGCAGATGCATTGATTAATTTCGGCATCAAAAAAGATCGTTTTGATACCATTAAAGAAGGTATATTTATCTTTTTAAAAATAGCAGAAAAGCTTAAAGCTAAACAAATCATTACCAGCGGGGTAGGCATTCGCGAAGGTATCTATTTGCAAGATTTATTACGCCCTAAGCATACTTTCCCTGTAAATTTTAACCCAAGTTTAAAATCCCTACAAGATAGATTTTTACAAGGAAATATAAATAACAAAACACCTTATTTTTCTATGCAAATTTTTAAAGTCTTACAAGGCCTTCACAAAATTCATGAAAAATACAAACAAAGTCTATTAAATGCTGCTAAACTTTGTCATTTGGGTGAATATTTAAATTTTTATTTTGCTAACGAACATTCAGCATATTTTATTTTAAATGGGCTAAACTATGGCTTCTCGCATCAAGAAAAAGTATTGGTTGCAACTCTTATTAAACTCAATGGCAAAAAAGTCAATCCTTACAATCTTGAACCCTATAGACAGCTTTTACCAAACAATCACATCATTTCTTGGCTTAATTTTATTCTTAGCTTAGCCAAAACACTTAGTATGAACGAAAATAAAATCGAAATAGCCTTTGCCAACAATACACTTTATATCTATAATGAGTCAAAAATTCTTGATTTGCCTAAAGATGAGCTCAAAAAAATCAGTAAACCCGCTACAATAGCTTTAGCTATCAATCAAAAGCCTTAA
- a CDS encoding Flagellar motor switch protein FliN — protein sequence MSSDIDFGDHHGLLQSYEDILDITVDFVSELGTTNMSVAELLKLEVGSVIDLEKPAGESVELYINKRIFGKGEVMVYEKNLAIRINEILDSKTVLQYFKKEI from the coding sequence ATGAGCAGTGATATCGATTTTGGAGATCATCACGGACTTTTACAGTCTTATGAAGATATTTTAGATATCACTGTAGATTTTGTTAGTGAACTTGGTACTACCAATATGAGCGTAGCCGAACTTTTAAAGCTTGAGGTGGGTTCGGTTATCGATCTTGAAAAGCCTGCTGGAGAAAGTGTTGAATTATATATCAATAAGCGTATCTTTGGTAAGGGTGAAGTTATGGTTTATGAGAAAAATTTAGCCATTAGGATCAATGAAATCTTAGACTCTAAAACTGTACTTCAGTATTTCAAAAAAGAAATTTGA